In one window of Solanum pennellii chromosome 2, SPENNV200 DNA:
- the LOC107010726 gene encoding deoxyhypusine synthase-like yields MNGNMMESVRSAVLKESSEDLEGSCTKIVGYDFNKGVNYSELIKSMVSTGFQASNLGDAIDIVNQMLNWRLSHELPTEDCSAKERDAAYRESITCKIFLGFTSNLVSSGVRETIRYLVQHRMVDVLVTTAGGIEEDLIKCLAPTYKGDFALPGAALRSKALNRIGNLLVPNDNYCKFEDWIMPIFDQMYDEQTNQNVLWTPSKVIARLGKEINDETSYLYWAFKNGIPVFCPSLTDGSIGDMLYFHSYQKGDQDGNPGLVLDIVGDVRAMDNEAVHAGLRKTGIIILGGGLPKHHICNANMMRNGADFAVLINTAQEYDGSDSGARPDEAVSWGKIRVGAKSAKVHCDATIAFPILVAETFAAKRKNLCQNGAKFEH; encoded by the exons ATGAACGGCAACATGATGGAATCGGTTAGATCGGCAGTTCTGAAAGAATCTTCGGAAGATCTAGAAGGTTCTTGCACTAAAATTGTGGGCTACGATTTCAATAAAGGCGTTAACTATTCTGAGCTTATCAAATCCATGGTTTCCACTGGTTTCCAAGCTTCTAATCTTGGTGACGCCATTGACATTGTTAATCAAATG CTAAATTGGAGGCTTTCACATGAGTTGCCCACGGAGGATTGCAGCGCAAAAGAAAGAGATGCTGCATATAGAGAGTCGATAACgtgcaaaatatttttggggttCACTTCAAACCTTGTTTCTTCTGGTGTTAGAGAGACCATTCGTTACCTTGTTCAGCACCGTATG GTTGATGTTTTGGTTACTACAGCTGGTGGTATTGAAGAGGATCTCATAAAATGCCTCGCACCGACTTATAAGGGGGACTTTGCTTTACCTGGAGCTGCTCTACGGTCCAAAGCATTGAACCGTATTGGTAATTTATTGGTTCCAAATGATAACTACTGCAAATTTGAGGATTGGATCATGCCAATTTTTGACCAAATGTATGACGAGCAGACTAATCAG AACGTTCTATGGACGCCATCTAAAGTCATTGCTCGACTTGGTAAAGAAATTAATGATGAAACCTCATACTTGTATTGGGCTTTCAAG AATGGAATTCCTGTCTTCTGCCCTAGCTTGACGGATGGATCAATAGGTGACATGCTATACTTTCATTCTTACCAAAAGGGAGACCAAGATGGTAATCCTGGTCTAGTGTTAGACATTGTTGGAG ATGTGAGGGCAATGGATAATGAAGCTGTCCATGCTGGTTTGAGGAAGACAGGAATAATTATCTTGGGTGGAGGACTGCCTAAGCACCATATTTGCAATGCAAATATGATGCGCAATGGTGCAGATTTTGCTGTCCTAATTAACACTGCACAAGAGTATGATGGTAGTGACTCTGGTGCCCGTCCTGATGAAGCTGTATCATGGGGGAAGATACGTGTTGGTGCCAAGAGCGCAAAG GTGCATTGTGATGCAACAATTGCATTTCCTATATTAGTAGCTGAGACATTTGCAGCTAAGCGTAAGAATCTCTGCCAGAACGGTGCCAAGTTTGAACATTAA
- the LOC107008871 gene encoding deoxyhypusine synthase — protein sequence MGEALKDSIMDSVRSVVFKESENLEGSCTKIEGYDFNKGVNYAELIKSMVSTGFQASNLGDAIEIVNQMLDWRLSHELPTEDCSEEERDVAYRESVTCKIFLGFTSNLVSSGVRDTVRYLVQHRMVDVVVTTAGGIEEDLIKCLAPTYKGDFSLPGAALRSKGLNRIGNLLVPNDNYCKFENWIIPVFDQMYEEQINEKVLWTPSKVIARLGKEINDETSYLYWAYKNRIPVFCPGLTDGSLGDMLYFHSFKKGDPDNPDLNPGLVIDIVGDIRAMNGEAVHAGLRKTGMIILGGGLPKHHVCNANMMRNGADFAVFINTAQEFDGSDSGARPDEAVSWGKIRGGAKTVKVHCDATIAFPILVAETFAAKSKEFSQIRCQV from the exons ATGGGAGAAGCTCTGAAGGACAGTATCATGGACTCAGTACGATCGGTAGTTTTCAAAGAATCCGAAAATCTAGAAGGTTCTTGCACTAAAATCGAGGGCTACGACTTCAATAAAGGCGTTAACTATGCTGAGCTGATCAAGTCGATGGTTTCCACTGGTTTTCAAGCTTCTAATCTTGGTGATGCCATTGAAATTGTTAATCAAATG CTAGATTGGAGGCTTTCACATGAGCTGCCCACGGAGGATTGcagtgaagaagaaagagatgttgcATACAGAGAGTCGGTAACCTGCAAAATCTTCTTGGGGTTCACTTCAAACCTTGTTTCTTCTGGTGTTAGAGACACTGTCCGCTACCTTGTTCAGCACCGGATG GTTGATGTTGTGGTTACTACAGCTGGTGGTATTGAAGAGGATCTCATAAAGTGCCTCGCACCAACCTACAAGGGGGACTTCTCTTTACCTGGAGCTGCTCTACGATCGAAAGGATTGAACCGTATTGGTAACTTATTGGTTCCTAATGACAACTACTGCAAATTTGAGAATTGGATCATCCCAGTTTTTGACCAAATGTATGAGGAGCAGATTAATGAG AAGGTTCTATGGACACCATCTAAAGTCATTGCTCGTCTGGGTAAAGAAATTAATGATGAAACCTCATACTTGTATTGGGCTTACAAG AACCGGATTCCTGTCTTCTGTCCTGGCTTGACGGATGGATCACTTGGTGACATGCTATACTTCCATTCTTTCAAAAAGGGAGATCCAGATAATCCAGATCTTAATCCTGGTCTAGTCATAGACATTGTAGGAG ATATTAGGGCCATGAATGGTGAAGCTGTCCATGCTGGTTTGAGGAAGACAGGAATGATTATACTGGGTGGAGGGCTGCCTAAGCACCATGTTTGCAATGCCAATATGATGCGCAATGGTGCAGATTTTGCCGTCTTCATTAACACCGCACAAGAGTTTGATGGTAGTGACTCTGGTGCCCGTCCTGATGAAGCTGTATCATGGGGAAAGATACGTGGTGGTGCCAAGACTGTGAAG GTGCATTGTGATGCAACAATTGCATTTCCCATATTAGTAGCTGAGACATTTGCAGCTAAGAGTAAGGAATTCTCCCAGATAAGGTGCCAAGTTTGA